The DNA sequence ATTTGTTACTCTTTTTCCCACCCCTTGTTATAGATGGGCAAGCATTCAAACCGGTGGCATTACCACACAACCCTTTGTTATTCCCCAAGGCTCCAACTGGAGCCTCTTGGAATGCTTTATTGTTGGGAAGAGGACCCTCCAATTGATTGTAAGATATGTCAACAACTGTCAAGCTCAACATGTTATCAAAAGAGGATGGGATTGAACCCAAGAGCTCATTGTGGGAGAGATTCAGTGCTTCTAGCTTTTGCAACCCTCCAAGCTGTGCTGGTATTCTATTCATTAGCAAATTATGACTCAGATCAAGAATTTCTAGAGATTGTATGCTTCCCATCTCAAGAGGAATGCTCTCACGAAATCTATTTCTGCTCAAATTCAAGCTCAACAACTTTCTGCACCCGTCTAATTGCTCTGGAATCAATCCAGTCAAATTGTTTGCTCCTAAGTTAAGATACTGCAGATTGGACAACATTCCAATCTCTAATGGGACACTGCCCGAAAGTCTGTTGTCCGCAAGGCTGAGGTTGAACAAGGATGACAACTTTCCTAGTTCCTTTGGAATTGACCCAATGAGACCGTTTGAAGAAAGGTCAAGTACATGTAGCTCAGATCCCTCAAGATGAGGAATTCTCCCTGAAATTCTGTTGTTGCTGAGTTTTAAGCCTTGCAAGTTTTGGCACTTCCCCCAGTTCTCAGAAAGCTCTCCATACAGTCTGTTATAACTCAGATCAATGTAATTCAATTTCGGATAAATGCCAAGCTCTTCACTTATGTTTCCTGATAGTTGGTTTCTTTCAAGCCTCAACCTAGTTAAGCTGGTGCAGTTTCTCAAGCTTCTAGGTATGGGACCTGTCAACTGATTATTCTGTACTGTAAATATTTCGAGCAATCCACCACTGCATATATCTCCAGGAATAGAACCAGACAAGCTGTTGTTGCTCGACCAAAAATTCTTCAAATATACAAGGTTGTTTATCCCTAGAGGAATGGTACCATTTAGTTTGTTATTTACCAATCCTAAATCAGTAAGAAACTTGAGCTGTCCTACTTCATTTGGGATGGCTCCAGATAATTGATTATACATCAGGTACAACACTTTCAACCTAGTCAGGTTTCCAATACTGGAAGGAATCGATCCTGACAAAGCGTTTTTATGAAGGTCTAGAACAATTAAGTTGGACAGGTTTCCTATAGATGCTGGGATTGAACCAGTGATATTGTTGATTGATATGTCAATCACCCTAAGTGAACTTAGCTTGTACATTTCTTGAGGAATTTGACCAGAAATTTGATTTTTCCGAAATGAAAGAATGGATAAGTTGCCTAGCATTACAAAATCATCAGGAATGGACCCATTAATATTATTTTGAGAAAGATCAAGGATTTCAAGACTAGACAAGCTACCTAAACTTGGGGGAATGGTTCCAAAAAAGGCGTTATGGCTCAAGTTAAGGCTTATGAGATTTGGGAAAGTCGAGAAACTCAAAGTATGAAGTGTACCTCTCAAACCAGAACCAGTGAGGTTTATATGGTTGATGCTTCCAAAGTTGTTGCAGGAAATCCCAACCCAATTGCAAGTGCTGCTGTTGTCTCCAACCCATGAGGACAAGAGAGACAGGCTTGTATTGTCAAGGCTTGACTTCCAATTCAAAAGAGCTTCTGCTTCTGTTGCTGCTGAAGATGAAGttgccaaggaagaagaaaccacCAT is a window from the Rosa chinensis cultivar Old Blush chromosome 2, RchiOBHm-V2, whole genome shotgun sequence genome containing:
- the LOC112189822 gene encoding probable leucine-rich repeat receptor-like protein kinase At1g35710 isoform X3; translation: MATQKQKPLNCSPDLQFLLIVFMVVSSSLATSSSAATEAEALLNWKSSLDNTSLSLLSSWVGDNSSTCNWVGISCNNFGSINHINLTGSGLRGINNLVYLKNFWSSNNSLSGSIPGDICSGGLLEIFTVQNNQLTGPIPRSLRNCTSLTRLRLERNQLSGNISEELGIYPKLNYIDLSYNRLYGELSENWGKCQNLQGLKLSNNRISGRIPHLEGSELHVLDLSSNGLIGSIPKELGKLSSLFNLSLADNRLSGSVPLEIGMLSNLQYLNLGANNLTGLIPEQLDGCRKLLSLNLSRNRFRESIPLEMGSIQSLEILDLSHNLLMNRIPAQLGGLQKLEALNLSHNELLGSIPSSFDNMLSLTVVDISYNQLEGPLPNNKAFQEAPVGALGNNKGLCGNATGLNACPSITRGGKKSNKSTIFIIVLVLGIVVFVFVVVGVLYMICHTREPQNENQFEVWSLDGLLVYEDIVEATESFNSKHCVGVGGTASVYKAQLQTGRIVAVKKLHTLQDSGGEAILKAFESEIRTLAEIRHRNILKLYGFCAHPRHPLLLYEFIEGGSLENILTDENYASNFGWMERVNVVKDVANALSYMHHDCSRPIVHRDISSKNILLDLEYGAYVSDFGTARLLKPNASNWTTFAGTFGYSAPELAYTVEPNEKCDVYSFGVVALEVIVGKHPGDLISYFLSLSSTSTAQGLQLKDVLDQRLLPPNNQAAEKVIAVANLAFACLRTSPQSRPTMHQVSQELLF
- the LOC112189822 gene encoding MDIS1-interacting receptor like kinase 2 isoform X1 — encoded protein: MATQKQKPLNCSPDLQFLLIVFMVVSSSLATSSSAATEAEALLNWKSSLDNTSLSLLSSWVGDNSSTCNWVGISCNNFGSINHINLTGSGLRGTLHTLSFSTFPNLISLNLSHNAFFGTIPPSLGSLSSLEILDLSQNNINGSIPDDFVMLGNLSILSFRKNQISGQIPQEMYKLSSLRVIDISINNITGSIPASIGNLSNLIVLDLHKNALSGSIPSSIGNLTRLKVLYLMYNQLSGAIPNEVGQLKFLTDLGLVNNKLNGTIPLGINNLVYLKNFWSSNNSLSGSIPGDICSGGLLEIFTVQNNQLTGPIPRSLRNCTSLTRLRLERNQLSGNISEELGIYPKLNYIDLSYNRLYGELSENWGKCQNLQGLKLSNNRISGRIPHLEGSELHVLDLSSNGLIGSIPKELGKLSSLFNLSLADNRLSGSVPLEIGMLSNLQYLNLGANNLTGLIPEQLDGCRKLLSLNLSRNRFRESIPLEMGSIQSLEILDLSHNLLMNRIPAQLGGLQKLEALNLSHNELLGSIPSSFDNMLSLTVVDISYNQLEGPLPNNKAFQEAPVGALGNNKGLCGNATGLNACPSITRGGKKSNKSTIFIIVLVLGIVVFVFVVVGVLYMICHTREPQNENQFEVWSLDGLLVYEDIVEATESFNSKHCVGVGGTASVYKAQLQTGRIVAVKKLHTLQDSGGEAILKAFESEIRTLAEIRHRNILKLYGFCAHPRHPLLLYEFIEGGSLENILTDENYASNFGWMERVNVVKDVANALSYMHHDCSRPIVHRDISSKNILLDLEYGAYVSDFGTARLLKPNASNWTTFAGTFGYSAPELAYTVEPNEKCDVYSFGVVALEVIVGKHPGDLISYFLSLSSTSTAQGLQLKDVLDQRLLPPNNQAAEKVIAVANLAFACLRTSPQSRPTMHQVSQELLF
- the LOC112189822 gene encoding probable leucine-rich repeat receptor-like protein kinase At1g35710 isoform X2, which codes for MYKLSSLRVIDISINNITGSIPASIGNLSNLIVLDLHKNALSGSIPSSIGNLTRLKVLYLMYNQLSGAIPNEVGQLKFLTDLGLVNNKLNGTIPLGINNLVYLKNFWSSNNSLSGSIPGDICSGGLLEIFTVQNNQLTGPIPRSLRNCTSLTRLRLERNQLSGNISEELGIYPKLNYIDLSYNRLYGELSENWGKCQNLQGLKLSNNRISGRIPHLEGSELHVLDLSSNGLIGSIPKELGKLSSLFNLSLADNRLSGSVPLEIGMLSNLQYLNLGANNLTGLIPEQLDGCRKLLSLNLSRNRFRESIPLEMGSIQSLEILDLSHNLLMNRIPAQLGGLQKLEALNLSHNELLGSIPSSFDNMLSLTVVDISYNQLEGPLPNNKAFQEAPVGALGNNKGLCGNATGLNACPSITRGGKKSNKSTIFIIVLVLGIVVFVFVVVGVLYMICHTREPQNENQFEVWSLDGLLVYEDIVEATESFNSKHCVGVGGTASVYKAQLQTGRIVAVKKLHTLQDSGGEAILKAFESEIRTLAEIRHRNILKLYGFCAHPRHPLLLYEFIEGGSLENILTDENYASNFGWMERVNVVKDVANALSYMHHDCSRPIVHRDISSKNILLDLEYGAYVSDFGTARLLKPNASNWTTFAGTFGYSAPELAYTVEPNEKCDVYSFGVVALEVIVGKHPGDLISYFLSLSSTSTAQGLQLKDVLDQRLLPPNNQAAEKVIAVANLAFACLRTSPQSRPTMHQVSQELLF